A genomic segment from Bradyrhizobium sp. ISRA430 encodes:
- a CDS encoding 3-hydroxyacyl-CoA dehydrogenase NAD-binding domain-containing protein, with product MDSKIMTALGDRVLALGPQPAAAGPYRHFKLTRDADGIAWLLFDRADASANTLSADVMEEFDAVLAAIETERPAGLVIRSAKPSGFIAGADVNEFRGASDAAMVETRIRGAHAVVDHLEALRLPTVAVIHGFCLGGGLEVALACQSRIAIDGARFGFPEVMLGLHPGLGGTARFTALVNPTQSMALMLTGRTIDARRAKSLGLVDTVTQERHVHNAVRDALFGRLKRARPGLLTRAASFGPVRGLLAKRMRSEAAKAAPREHYPAPYALIDLWEAHGGSKAAMLKAEQASFARLMVTPTAQNLIRVFFLREQMKKAAGTGSTVKHVHVIGAGAMGGDIAAWVASQGLRVSLADMKAEPIAGAVKRAAELYGKIIRKPTEVRDALDRLVPDMDGEGVRNADLIIEAVPEKLELKQKVYAGLEPRMKPGAILATNTSSIPLQDLQSGLARPERLVGLHFFNPVSRLQLVEVVSHDGNDPQVLKEALAFVGAIDRLPLSVKSSPGFLVNRALTPYMLEAMVMLDEKIDQRLIDAAAEQFGMPMGPIELADQVGLDICLDVGDMLRTKFGDLLPPTPAWLRDKVAKGELGRKSGKGFYVWKDGKAEKVPLPETGPRVTDQMIDRLILPISNVCVAALREGIVDDADAVDGAMIFGTGYAPFRGGPLNYARTRGAENVVSTLRALAERFGGRFAPDPGWDNFK from the coding sequence ATGGATTCGAAGATCATGACCGCGCTCGGCGATCGCGTGCTTGCGCTCGGGCCTCAGCCCGCGGCCGCCGGGCCCTATCGCCACTTCAAGCTGACGCGCGATGCCGACGGGATCGCCTGGCTGCTGTTCGACCGCGCCGACGCCAGCGCCAACACGCTGTCCGCGGACGTGATGGAGGAATTCGACGCCGTGCTCGCGGCGATCGAGACCGAGCGCCCCGCCGGCCTCGTGATCCGTTCGGCAAAGCCGTCCGGTTTCATTGCCGGCGCCGACGTCAACGAATTCCGCGGCGCCAGCGATGCCGCCATGGTGGAGACGCGCATCCGCGGCGCGCATGCCGTGGTCGATCATCTGGAGGCGCTGCGGTTGCCGACGGTTGCGGTGATCCACGGCTTCTGCCTCGGCGGCGGGCTCGAGGTCGCGCTCGCCTGCCAGTCGCGCATCGCCATCGACGGCGCGCGCTTCGGCTTCCCGGAGGTGATGCTCGGCCTGCATCCCGGCCTCGGCGGCACCGCGCGATTCACCGCCTTGGTGAATCCGACCCAGTCGATGGCCTTGATGCTGACCGGCCGCACCATCGACGCGCGCCGCGCCAAATCGCTCGGCCTCGTCGACACCGTGACGCAGGAGCGGCACGTCCACAACGCGGTGAGGGACGCGCTGTTCGGCCGGCTGAAGCGGGCCCGGCCGGGTCTTCTCACCCGCGCGGCCAGTTTTGGTCCCGTGCGCGGGCTGCTTGCCAAGCGCATGCGGAGCGAGGCCGCGAAGGCCGCCCCCCGCGAGCATTATCCGGCGCCATACGCGCTGATCGATCTCTGGGAGGCCCATGGCGGCAGCAAGGCCGCGATGCTGAAGGCTGAGCAGGCATCCTTCGCCAGGCTGATGGTGACGCCGACGGCGCAGAACCTGATCCGCGTGTTCTTTCTGCGCGAGCAGATGAAGAAGGCGGCGGGTACCGGCAGCACGGTCAAGCACGTCCATGTCATCGGCGCCGGTGCCATGGGCGGCGACATTGCCGCTTGGGTAGCGAGCCAGGGGCTGCGGGTCTCGCTGGCCGACATGAAGGCGGAGCCGATCGCCGGTGCAGTCAAGCGCGCCGCCGAGCTCTACGGCAAGATCATCCGCAAGCCCACCGAGGTGCGCGACGCGCTCGATCGTCTCGTTCCAGACATGGACGGCGAGGGCGTCCGTAACGCTGATCTGATCATCGAGGCGGTGCCGGAAAAGCTCGAGCTCAAGCAGAAGGTCTATGCCGGGCTCGAGCCGCGGATGAAGCCGGGCGCGATTCTCGCCACCAACACCTCGAGCATCCCGCTCCAGGATCTGCAGAGCGGTCTGGCGCGGCCGGAGCGGCTCGTCGGCCTGCATTTCTTCAATCCGGTGTCGCGGCTGCAACTGGTCGAGGTCGTCAGCCATGACGGCAACGACCCGCAGGTGTTGAAGGAGGCGCTTGCCTTCGTCGGCGCGATCGACCGCCTGCCGCTCTCCGTGAAAAGCTCGCCCGGATTCCTCGTCAACCGCGCGCTGACACCGTACATGCTGGAAGCGATGGTGATGCTGGACGAGAAGATCGACCAGCGCCTGATCGATGCGGCGGCCGAACAATTCGGCATGCCGATGGGACCGATCGAACTCGCCGACCAGGTCGGGCTCGACATCTGTCTGGACGTCGGCGACATGCTGCGCACGAAGTTCGGAGATCTGCTGCCGCCGACGCCGGCCTGGCTGCGCGATAAGGTCGCCAAGGGCGAGCTCGGCCGCAAGAGCGGAAAGGGCTTCTACGTCTGGAAGGACGGCAAGGCGGAGAAGGTGCCGTTGCCGGAGACCGGCCCGCGTGTCACCGACCAGATGATCGACCGGCTGATCCTGCCGATCTCCAACGTCTGCGTCGCGGCGCTTCGCGAAGGCATCGTCGACGATGCCGATGCGGTCGACGGCGCCATGATCTTTGGCACCGGCTACGCGCCGTTCCGTGGCGGTCCGTTGAATTATGCGCGCACGCGCGGCGCGGAAAATGTCGTATCCACCTTGCGCGCGCTGGCCGAACGATTCGGCGGCCGCTTCGCGCCCGATCCGGGCTGGGATAATTTCAAGTGA
- a CDS encoding acyl-CoA thioesterase, with product MTEQADTEPSGDLCIRTLAMPADTNANGDIFGGWLLSQMDVGGGVFASKVAKSRTVTVAIEAMNFRKAVYVGDLVSVYANLVRVGRTSLTVHLEAWALRRGEENPFLVTDGNFTYVSIDEHGRPQAVRQPDASIAT from the coding sequence ATGACTGAACAGGCCGACACCGAGCCGAGCGGCGACCTCTGCATTCGCACGCTGGCAATGCCCGCCGACACCAACGCCAATGGCGATATCTTCGGCGGCTGGCTGCTGAGCCAGATGGACGTCGGTGGCGGCGTGTTCGCTTCGAAGGTGGCGAAGTCGCGCACCGTCACGGTGGCGATCGAGGCGATGAATTTCCGCAAAGCGGTCTATGTCGGCGATCTTGTCTCGGTCTACGCCAATCTCGTTCGCGTGGGGCGTACCTCGCTCACCGTGCATCTCGAGGCCTGGGCGCTCCGTCGCGGCGAGGAGAATCCGTTCCTCGTCACCGACGGAAATTTCACCTACGTTTCGATCGACGAGCACGGCCGGCCGCAAGCGGTTCGCCAGCCGGACGCATCGATCGCGACGTAA
- a CDS encoding nuclear transport factor 2 family protein: MIINRRELALSTLAVSTIAITASGAMPAQAASADEEAVAKKVEAFRLAQIAADPKALGALCWDDLSYSHSSGKVEDKATFIANATDGKSKFLSIEYKDPTIKVVGPAAIVRFHWVAEQEMAADGKKVPTNLHILMNWQKQGDDWKLLSRAATKL, from the coding sequence ATGATCATCAACCGGCGCGAGCTGGCTCTCTCGACCCTGGCTGTCTCCACCATTGCCATCACAGCTTCCGGCGCGATGCCGGCGCAGGCCGCCTCGGCGGACGAAGAAGCCGTGGCGAAGAAGGTCGAGGCCTTCCGCCTCGCTCAGATCGCGGCCGACCCGAAGGCACTCGGCGCGTTATGTTGGGATGATCTGAGCTACAGCCATTCCAGCGGCAAGGTCGAGGACAAGGCGACCTTCATCGCCAACGCCACCGACGGCAAATCGAAATTCCTGTCGATCGAATACAAGGACCCGACCATCAAGGTCGTCGGCCCCGCCGCGATCGTGCGCTTCCATTGGGTCGCAGAGCAGGAGATGGCGGCCGATGGGAAAAAAGTGCCGACCAACCTTCACATCCTGATGAACTGGCAGAAGCAGGGCGACGACTGGAAGCTGTTGTCGCGGGCGGCGACGAAGCTGTGA
- a CDS encoding HAD-IA family hydrolase, translating into MIEAIGRALLFDIDGTLANTDPLHLKAFNQVLGPRGHVFDHVRFSKELQGFSNASIGERFLTEEALERRVAILGEKEEIFRTLVAGQIEPLPGLMALLDRADAAGIPMVAVTNAPRLNAELLLSGLGITERFEAIVIGDELLHGKPHPLPYREGLRFVGASAQASIAFEDSRSGVQSATAAGIPTIGIRTSLSHADLVAAGAIASASAFDDPELLARLATAMAW; encoded by the coding sequence ATGATCGAGGCCATCGGCAGGGCGTTGCTGTTCGATATCGACGGCACGCTCGCCAACACCGACCCGCTGCACTTGAAGGCTTTCAACCAGGTGCTCGGCCCCCGCGGCCATGTCTTCGATCACGTGCGCTTTTCGAAGGAGCTCCAGGGCTTCTCCAATGCATCGATCGGCGAGCGGTTTCTCACCGAGGAAGCGCTCGAGCGCCGCGTCGCGATCCTCGGCGAGAAGGAGGAGATCTTTCGCACGCTGGTGGCCGGACAGATCGAGCCGCTGCCCGGCTTGATGGCGCTGCTCGACCGGGCGGATGCTGCCGGCATTCCCATGGTCGCCGTCACCAACGCGCCGCGGCTGAATGCGGAGCTGCTGTTGTCGGGCCTCGGCATCACGGAGCGGTTCGAGGCGATCGTGATCGGCGATGAGCTTTTGCACGGCAAGCCGCATCCGTTGCCCTATCGGGAAGGGCTGCGCTTCGTCGGTGCCAGCGCCCAAGCCTCGATCGCGTTCGAGGACTCCCGCTCGGGCGTGCAGTCGGCCACGGCCGCCGGGATTCCAACCATCGGGATACGGACGAGCCTCAGCCATGCTGACCTTGTTGCCGCCGGCGCGATCGCCTCCGCGAGTGCCTTCGACGATCCCGAGCTGCTCGCCCGGCTCGCGACCGCAATGGCGTGGTGA
- a CDS encoding DeoR/GlpR family DNA-binding transcription regulator, producing MTGLTHRQAEILNIARASGRVMVEELARRFEVSAQTIRKDLNDLCERRSLTRIHGGAIIASGVENLAYEARRFVAADEKKAIGMAAASLIPNGCSLFINIGTTTEEVASALTSHEDLLVITNNLNVAMLLYRHPRIEVVVAGGTVRRADGAVVGSTATQLIGQFKVDYAIIGASAIDEEGALLDFDYREVQVAQAIIANARSVMLVADSTKLRRSAPVRIAHITQIQTFVTDQELPERLATICHSKGIEVVEALPKSADIDEAQAEATQDTAPEASPVVRLR from the coding sequence GTGACCGGATTGACCCATCGCCAAGCCGAAATCCTCAACATCGCGCGCGCCTCCGGCCGCGTGATGGTCGAAGAACTCGCCCGCCGCTTTGAGGTGTCGGCGCAGACCATCCGGAAAGATCTCAACGATCTCTGCGAGCGCCGCTCGCTGACCCGCATCCATGGCGGCGCCATCATCGCGTCCGGCGTCGAAAACCTCGCCTACGAGGCCCGGCGCTTCGTCGCCGCCGATGAGAAGAAGGCGATCGGGATGGCGGCCGCTTCGCTCATTCCCAACGGCTGCTCGCTGTTCATCAATATCGGCACCACGACGGAGGAGGTCGCGAGCGCGCTCACCTCGCACGAGGATCTGCTCGTCATCACCAACAATCTCAACGTAGCCATGCTGCTCTACCGCCATCCCCGGATCGAGGTGGTGGTTGCCGGCGGCACGGTGCGGCGTGCCGACGGCGCCGTGGTCGGCTCGACCGCAACGCAATTGATCGGCCAGTTCAAGGTCGATTACGCCATCATCGGTGCGTCCGCGATCGACGAGGAGGGCGCGCTGCTGGATTTCGATTATCGCGAGGTCCAGGTCGCGCAGGCCATCATCGCGAATGCCCGCAGCGTCATGCTGGTTGCCGATTCGACGAAGCTTCGCCGCAGTGCTCCGGTGCGCATCGCCCATATCACCCAGATCCAGACCTTCGTTACCGATCAGGAACTGCCCGAACGCCTCGCCACCATCTGCCACAGCAAGGGCATCGAGGTGGTGGAGGCGCTGCCGAAGTCTGCCGATATCGACGAGGCGCAGGCCGAGGCCACACAGGACACTGCGCCGGAGGCATCCCCGGTTGTGCGATTGCGCTGA
- a CDS encoding alpha/beta hydrolase, with protein MHSGIGAAFTGLFLGLWASAAAADGSVKQISAAGTTFGYVELGQGDPIFFVHGGFQDYRLWNEHLPVFSKNHLVIAYSRQNHYPNAASNDGLPDGAADVHGEDLAAILTGLGVKRAHIVAHSSGAHAALFFASNHPEMVRTLVVNEPPAQGLLAGSPTGADVLKQWGARFTSAREAFKKNDVDAGLWLFADGVGGPGTYDRRSQAERQMMLDNAPSGVADVTSPRPRPVFTCEMAKRISAPTLVTTGERSPEYFHRIVDELEKCLPQATRAKIPDASHTVPSENPKAYDEAVLAFIALH; from the coding sequence ATGCATTCTGGAATCGGAGCCGCCTTCACTGGTCTCTTTCTCGGGCTGTGGGCGTCGGCGGCTGCTGCCGACGGAAGCGTCAAACAGATCAGCGCTGCCGGTACGACGTTCGGCTATGTCGAGCTCGGGCAAGGCGACCCCATCTTTTTCGTGCATGGGGGCTTTCAGGACTATCGTCTCTGGAACGAGCACCTGCCGGTGTTTTCAAAGAACCATCTCGTCATCGCCTATAGCCGGCAGAATCACTACCCCAATGCGGCAAGCAATGACGGCCTCCCTGATGGCGCGGCAGACGTGCATGGGGAGGACTTGGCTGCAATTTTGACCGGCCTCGGCGTCAAACGGGCGCATATTGTCGCGCACTCGTCTGGCGCGCACGCCGCTCTATTCTTCGCATCCAATCATCCCGAGATGGTGCGAACGCTCGTGGTCAACGAACCTCCGGCCCAAGGCCTGCTCGCCGGAAGCCCGACAGGCGCGGACGTCCTGAAACAATGGGGCGCTCGATTTACGTCTGCGCGCGAAGCATTCAAGAAAAATGATGTCGATGCAGGGCTGTGGCTCTTCGCCGACGGCGTGGGCGGACCTGGCACTTACGATCGGCGGTCGCAAGCCGAGCGCCAAATGATGCTGGACAATGCGCCTTCGGGGGTTGCGGACGTCACCTCACCTCGCCCGCGTCCGGTGTTCACCTGCGAGATGGCAAAGCGCATTTCGGCACCAACACTCGTGACGACTGGCGAGCGCAGTCCGGAGTATTTCCATCGCATCGTGGACGAACTGGAAAAATGTCTGCCGCAGGCCACGCGAGCAAAAATACCCGATGCGTCCCATACGGTCCCAAGCGAAAATCCCAAAGCTTATGACGAGGCGGTGCTTGCCTTCATCGCGCTTCACTAG
- the glpD gene encoding glycerol-3-phosphate dehydrogenase yields the protein MRLLERIFDLAIIGGGVNGCGIARDAVGRGNTVFLCEMNDLASGTSSWSTKLVHGGLRYLEYYEFRLVREALIEREILWGIAPHIIRPLRFVLPHHAGLRPAWLLRLGLFLYDHIGGRHLLPATRSVDLRHDEVGRPLIPNRYTRAFEYSDCFVDDARLVVLNARDAADKGAEIRTRTRATEIRQSDGVWTVSMVDTLTGARSSIQARALINAGGPWVEDVLGRGAGVNANAKVRLVQGSHIVVKKLYDHDRAYMFQNADGRIIFVIPYQDDFTLIGTTDRDYDGDPSKVKATTEEIQYLCTAASEYLAKPVTPEEVVWTYSGVRPLYDDGASEAKAATRDYVFELDTPGGVPLLSIYGGKITTYRRLAEEALERLAPYLRSAKAREGWTGKWPLPGGEMDVSAVDGLIAELQRGYPFLTHEHARRLARAYGTRAIKLLGEAKSAADLGQSFGATLTEREVRYLMANEWAVTAEDIVWRRSKLGLRLSADEIAALDDWIRTHAVQQSPLLEAGGRS from the coding sequence ATGCGTCTGTTGGAGCGTATTTTCGACCTCGCCATTATCGGAGGCGGTGTTAACGGCTGCGGCATCGCGCGCGACGCGGTGGGCCGTGGCAACACGGTTTTCCTGTGCGAAATGAACGATCTGGCGAGCGGGACATCGTCCTGGTCGACCAAGCTCGTGCATGGCGGCCTGCGGTATCTCGAATATTACGAGTTCCGGCTGGTCCGTGAGGCGCTGATCGAGCGCGAGATCCTCTGGGGCATCGCGCCCCACATCATTCGCCCCCTGCGTTTCGTTCTGCCGCATCATGCGGGCCTGCGCCCGGCCTGGCTCCTGCGCCTCGGCCTCTTCCTCTACGACCACATCGGCGGGCGTCATCTCCTGCCGGCGACCCGTTCGGTCGATCTCAGGCACGACGAGGTCGGCCGCCCGCTGATCCCGAATCGCTACACCCGCGCGTTCGAATATTCCGACTGCTTCGTCGATGACGCCCGTCTCGTCGTGCTCAACGCGCGCGACGCCGCCGACAAGGGCGCCGAGATTCGCACCCGCACCCGCGCCACCGAGATCCGCCAGTCCGACGGCGTCTGGACCGTGAGCATGGTCGACACGCTGACCGGCGCACGCTCATCGATCCAGGCCCGGGCGCTCATCAATGCCGGCGGCCCATGGGTCGAGGACGTGCTCGGCCGTGGCGCCGGCGTCAATGCCAACGCCAAGGTGCGCCTGGTGCAGGGCTCGCACATCGTGGTGAAGAAACTCTACGATCACGACCGCGCCTACATGTTCCAGAACGCGGACGGCCGCATCATCTTCGTCATTCCCTACCAGGACGATTTCACGCTGATCGGCACCACCGATCGCGACTATGACGGCGATCCCTCCAAGGTGAAGGCGACGACGGAGGAGATCCAGTATCTCTGCACGGCTGCGAGCGAATATCTGGCCAAGCCGGTGACGCCGGAGGAGGTGGTCTGGACCTATTCCGGCGTGCGTCCGCTCTATGACGATGGCGCCAGCGAAGCCAAAGCCGCGACCCGCGACTACGTATTCGAGCTCGACACGCCCGGCGGCGTGCCGCTGCTGTCGATCTATGGCGGCAAGATCACGACCTACCGCCGTCTCGCCGAGGAGGCGCTGGAACGGCTTGCGCCCTATCTTCGCAGTGCGAAAGCGCGCGAGGGCTGGACCGGAAAATGGCCGCTACCCGGCGGCGAGATGGATGTGTCGGCCGTCGACGGCCTGATCGCGGAACTTCAGCGCGGCTATCCCTTCCTCACTCACGAACATGCGCGGCGCCTGGCGCGCGCTTATGGCACCCGCGCGATCAAGCTGCTGGGCGAAGCGAAATCGGCCGCCGATCTCGGTCAGTCCTTCGGTGCGACGCTGACCGAGCGCGAGGTCCGCTACCTCATGGCCAATGAGTGGGCTGTTACCGCCGAGGACATCGTCTGGCGGCGCTCCAAGCTCGGCCTGCGACTAAGTGCCGACGAGATCGCGGCGCTTGACGACTGGATCAGGACCCACGCCGTGCAGCAAAGTCCCCTGCTGGAAGCAGGAGGACGCTCATGA
- a CDS encoding ABC transporter ATP-binding protein, with product MTVALDHVTRTVDGIPHIRDVSLTLASGTLNVLLGPTLSGKTSIMRLLAGLDKPTTGKVLVNGKDVTGADVRQRSVAMVYQQFINYPSLTVYENIASPLRVQGKPREEIEKRVAEAAKLLRLEPFLKRTPLQLSGGQQQRTAIARALVKGADLVLLDEPLANLDYKLREELRAELPRIFEASGAIFVYATTEPSEALLLGGNTVCMWEGRALQMGETSTVYRRPQSLRVAQVFSDPPLNLVGIEKKNGQVAYAGGTTSPASGLYTGLADGAYRVGFRAHQLGLASGEADRHAFHATVTVTEITGSESFVHLTRDGLNWVAVLHGVHEFEAGQTIDAVLDPNDVFVFDAADRLVAAPGS from the coding sequence ATGACCGTGGCGCTCGATCACGTGACCCGGACCGTCGACGGAATTCCGCACATCCGCGACGTTTCGCTGACGCTCGCGAGCGGCACGCTCAACGTGCTGCTCGGGCCGACGCTGTCGGGCAAGACCTCGATCATGCGGCTGCTCGCCGGCCTCGACAAGCCGACCACGGGCAAGGTGCTGGTCAACGGCAAGGACGTCACCGGCGCCGACGTGCGCCAGCGCTCGGTGGCGATGGTCTACCAGCAATTCATCAACTACCCCTCGCTCACGGTCTATGAGAACATTGCGTCGCCGCTGCGCGTGCAGGGCAAGCCGCGCGAAGAGATCGAGAAGCGCGTGGCGGAGGCCGCGAAACTGCTCAGGCTCGAGCCGTTCCTCAAGCGCACGCCGCTCCAGCTTTCCGGCGGCCAGCAGCAGCGCACCGCGATCGCGCGCGCCCTGGTGAAGGGCGCCGATCTCGTGCTGCTCGACGAGCCGCTCGCCAATCTCGACTACAAGCTGCGCGAGGAGCTGCGCGCCGAGCTGCCGCGCATCTTCGAGGCCTCGGGCGCGATCTTCGTCTACGCCACCACCGAGCCCAGCGAGGCGCTGCTTCTCGGCGGCAACACCGTCTGCATGTGGGAAGGCCGGGCACTGCAGATGGGCGAGACCTCGACCGTCTACCGCCGGCCGCAGAGCTTGCGGGTCGCGCAAGTGTTTTCCGATCCGCCGCTCAACCTCGTCGGCATCGAGAAGAAGAACGGGCAGGTCGCATATGCCGGCGGCACCACGTCGCCGGCTTCGGGCCTCTACACCGGACTTGCCGACGGCGCCTATCGCGTGGGCTTTCGCGCGCATCAGCTCGGGCTCGCCAGCGGTGAGGCTGACCGCCACGCCTTCCATGCCACGGTGACGGTGACGGAAATCACCGGTTCGGAGAGTTTCGTGCATCTGACCCGTGACGGCTTGAACTGGGTTGCGGTCCTGCACGGCGTGCACGAGTTCGAGGCCGGCCAGACCATCGATGCCGTGCTCGATCCCAACGACGTTTTCGTTTTCGATGCGGCCGACCGTCTGGTCGCCGCGCCGGGCTCGTGA
- a CDS encoding ABC transporter ATP-binding protein has product MARIDLVDLAHSYGGNDAAPESFALKPVTMTWRQGGAYALLGPSGCGKTTLLNVISGIITPSRGKILFDGKDITPLSTQKRNIAQVFQFPVIYDTMTVGQNLAFPLKNRGVPKAEIDKRVAEIGRLLDLEPYLNRKATRLTADAKQKISLGRGLVRSDVAAVLFDEPLTVIDPELKWQLRSKLKALHRELDLTMIYVTHDQTEALTFADTVVVMHDGRVVQSGTPAELFDKPAHTFVGYFIGSPGMNILPAEVKGREARIDGHVIALNRSYDKLPAGAKIEIGVRPEFVDVVAPAPDLLSAKIERIDDLGRIRFARVRVGDAKLAARAPAGFASSDGSSGLKFDPSHVHVYADSRLVEGAA; this is encoded by the coding sequence ATGGCCCGCATTGACCTCGTCGATCTCGCCCACTCCTACGGCGGCAACGACGCAGCCCCGGAAAGCTTTGCGCTGAAGCCGGTCACCATGACCTGGCGGCAGGGCGGCGCCTATGCGCTGCTCGGGCCGTCCGGCTGCGGCAAGACCACGCTGCTCAACGTCATCTCCGGCATCATCACGCCCTCGCGCGGGAAAATCCTGTTCGACGGCAAGGACATCACACCGTTGTCGACCCAGAAGCGCAACATCGCCCAGGTGTTCCAGTTTCCGGTGATCTACGACACCATGACGGTGGGGCAGAACCTGGCGTTTCCGCTCAAGAACCGCGGTGTGCCGAAGGCCGAGATCGACAAGCGCGTCGCCGAGATCGGCCGCCTGCTCGATCTCGAACCCTATCTGAACCGCAAGGCGACGCGCCTCACCGCCGATGCCAAGCAGAAGATCTCGCTCGGCCGCGGTCTCGTCCGCTCCGACGTCGCCGCCGTGCTGTTCGACGAGCCGCTCACCGTCATCGATCCCGAGTTGAAATGGCAGCTTCGCTCGAAGCTGAAGGCGCTGCATCGCGAGCTCGACCTCACCATGATCTACGTCACCCACGACCAGACCGAGGCGCTGACCTTCGCCGACACCGTGGTCGTCATGCATGACGGCCGCGTGGTGCAGAGCGGCACGCCGGCCGAGCTGTTCGACAAGCCGGCCCATACGTTCGTCGGCTATTTCATCGGCTCGCCCGGCATGAATATCCTGCCGGCCGAGGTAAAGGGCCGCGAGGCGCGGATCGACGGTCATGTCATCGCGCTCAACCGCAGCTACGACAAGCTGCCGGCGGGCGCGAAGATCGAGATTGGCGTGCGCCCCGAATTCGTCGACGTCGTCGCGCCCGCGCCGGACCTGCTCTCGGCCAAGATCGAGCGCATCGACGATCTCGGCCGCATCCGCTTCGCCCGCGTCCGCGTCGGCGATGCCAAGCTAGCGGCGCGCGCGCCCGCTGGTTTCGCCAGCTCCGACGGCAGCTCCGGGCTGAAATTCGATCCGTCGCATGTCCACGTCTATGCCGACAGCCGTCTGGTGGAGGGAGCTGCCTGA
- a CDS encoding sugar ABC transporter permease: MDKTVNQKAWFLVLPVFLVVAFSAVLPLMTVVNYSMQDTFGNNQFFWNGVGWFKELLDPSTDLGGRFLASLGRNLFFSLVILAIEVPLGIVIALSMPRQGWTVAACLVILALPLLIPWNVVGTIWQIFGRSDIGLLGYTLNAMGLDYNYVSNDIDAWVTVIVMDVWHWTSLVALLCYAGLKSIPEAYYQAAQIDGASRWAVFKAIQLPKMNRVLLIAVLLRFMDSFMIYTEPFVVTGGGPGNSTTFISIELVKIALGQFDLGKAAALSLVYNLIILIVCWVFYTVMTNAGVERKVQAEEKPAAERKPAGALQPATALKPKEGVA; encoded by the coding sequence ATGGACAAGACCGTCAATCAAAAAGCATGGTTCCTGGTGCTGCCGGTGTTCCTGGTGGTGGCCTTCTCGGCGGTGCTGCCGCTGATGACGGTGGTGAACTATTCGATGCAGGACACCTTCGGCAACAACCAGTTCTTCTGGAACGGGGTCGGCTGGTTCAAGGAATTGCTCGATCCCTCGACCGATCTCGGCGGCCGCTTCCTCGCCTCGCTCGGTCGCAACCTGTTCTTCTCGCTCGTCATCCTCGCGATCGAGGTGCCGCTCGGCATCGTCATCGCGCTCTCGATGCCGCGCCAGGGCTGGACCGTCGCGGCCTGTCTCGTGATCCTTGCGCTGCCGCTGCTGATTCCGTGGAACGTGGTCGGCACGATCTGGCAGATCTTCGGCCGGTCCGACATCGGCCTGCTCGGCTATACCCTCAATGCGATGGGCCTCGACTACAACTACGTGTCCAACGACATCGATGCCTGGGTCACCGTCATCGTGATGGACGTCTGGCACTGGACGAGCCTGGTTGCGCTGCTCTGCTATGCCGGCCTGAAATCGATCCCCGAGGCCTATTACCAGGCGGCGCAGATCGACGGCGCCTCGCGCTGGGCGGTGTTCAAGGCGATCCAGTTGCCGAAGATGAACCGCGTGCTGCTGATCGCGGTGCTGCTGCGTTTCATGGACAGCTTCATGATCTACACCGAGCCGTTCGTCGTCACCGGCGGCGGGCCGGGCAACTCCACCACCTTCATCTCGATCGAGCTGGTCAAGATCGCGCTCGGTCAGTTCGACCTCGGCAAGGCGGCCGCGCTGTCGCTGGTCTACAATTTGATCATCCTGATCGTCTGCTGGGTGTTCTACACCGTCATGACCAATGCAGGCGTCGAGCGGAAGGTGCAGGCGGAAGAGAAGCCGGCGGCGGAGCGCAAGCCCGCAGGCGCGCTCCAGCCCGCGACCGCGCTGAAGCCGAAGGAAGGAGTGGCCTGA